The following nucleotide sequence is from Gimesia chilikensis.
CCACCACCACGATGGCATCATCCACCACAATCCCGATCGCAAGCACCAGCCCGAACAGCGAGAGCGTATTCAATGAAACGCCCAGCACCTGCATCGCGGCAAATGTTCCGATCAACGAAATCGGAATTGCGATCACGGGAATGATCGTCGGTCGCCAGCCGTGCAGGAACAGGAACACGGTCAGCACCACCAGCGCAGTCGTGATATAGAGAGTTTCAAACACCTCCGCGATCGACTCTTCGACGTAGTCGGTCGGGTTGTAAGCAATCTCGTAGCCTACCCCTTCCGGGAAGTCCTTATTCAGATTGGCCATGGTCTGCTTCACTTCGGCTGCAGCATCCACCGCATTCGTACCGGGCCGCTGATAAATCAGAATCGCCACCGCAGGCTTCCCGTCCAGATAACTGATACGCGAATAATCCTGGGCTCCCAGTTCAATCCGGGCCACATCATTCAGACGCGTCACGCGACCATCATCGCCCCGTTTCACGATGATATCGCCGAACTCGCCCTCTTCGCGCAGACGACCCTGGGTGGTGACGTTCAACTGAAAATCACCAGAGGCATCAATGGGAGGCTGACCAATCACACCAGCCGCCACCTGCGCATTCTGTTGACGGATCTCTGAAACGATGTCGCCCACGGTCAGACCCACGTGCGTCATCTTCTCAATGTCGAGCCAGATGCGCATTGAGTATTCGTTACCACCGGCGACACGAATATCCCCCACACCATCCAGACGCATCAACGCGTCGCGAATGCGCAGGAAGGCGAAGTTACTGATGTAAAGCTGATCCCGGCTGTTATCGGGTGAGTTCAAGTGCACCACCATCAGCATGTCGGGAATCTGTTTGCGGGTGGTCACACCAATCTGGCGCACCGCTTCAGGCAGCCGCGCTTCCGCAACCGCGACCCGGTTCTGTACCAGCACTTGCGCGTCGTCGAGGTTGGTTCCCAGCTGAAACGTGACGGTCAGCTGCATGGTACCGTCACTACTCGAGGATGATTCCATATACAGCATGTTGTCCACGCCGTTCATTTCCTGTTCGATCGGTGTCGCCACCGTATCCGCGATCACCTGGGGCGTCGCACCTGGATAACTGGCGCGAACCACAATCGTCGGCGGTGCCACATCGGGATACTGGGAGACCGGCAATGAGAAGTACGCCAGACCTCCTACCAGAACAACGATGAAGGAGAGCACCGACGCAAAAATGGGGCGTTCAATAAAGAAATGGGGGAACTTCATGGATTGTTCCTCGGCTTTCCAAACAATGAACTGACCTTGGGGGCCGGCTTCGTCGGCAGGGGATCGGGTTCGGGTGAGATCCATTGCTCAGGCGGCAAGGGACTGTAATCGTTGGGCAGGCCATCTTCGACGACTTCAATTTTCCCGGGTTTTACCTGGACCTCCATCTCCGGACGTACCAGCAGCAGACCGGCGATGATGAGTTGCTCATCCCCTTTCAGACCCTCACGGACCACGCGCAATCCATCCACGATTGGCCCCGGTTGAATCACGCGCTGCTCGACTTTGCCATCCACCACGACATACACAAACTGTGACGACTGATCGGTGCCCACCGCAGAGTCGGGAATCAGGATCGCATCATAAGCGGCACTTCCCGGAATCCGGATCCGGGCAAACATCCCCGGCAGCAGCGTCCCGTTTTTGTTCGGGAAAATAGAACGTGCCCGCATGCTGGCGGTATCCACGTCAAACCGGTTGTCTACAAAGTCCATGTGTCCCTGGTGAGGAAAACCTTTCTCATCCACCAGTCCGAGGAAGACCGGGTTTTTAGCCACCCGGGAACTGGCACGTTTACCGTTCTGAGCCAGTCGCGTGTATTTCAAAACTTCCTGCTCGTTGGCATCGAAGTTACAGTAGATCGGTGCGACTGAAGTGATCGTCGTCAGCATCGTCGAAGTGGAAGTACCTCCGCTGACGAGGTTCCCTTCCGTGACATGTTTCTTACTGATTCGTCCCGTGACGGGAGCATAGATTCGCGTGTAATCCAGATTCAGTTCGGCTGTCTCAACTTGTGCTTTCGAAGCTTCGATGACCGCCAGTGCGGTTTCAATGGCTGCCTTGGCAGAACTGATGCCTGCCTGGCTCGCTTCCACATTCGCCTTCGCCTGCAGAAAAGCCGCTTCCAGCTGATCGAGCTCATCCTGCGTGGTCACGTTCTTGGATTTAAGCGAGCGCGCCCGCTTGACCTGGGCAAATGCCAGTTCCAGTTGCGCCTGTGTCTGCTCCTTCTGAGCATTCGCTTCTTCCAGTTGTGCGCGTGCCTGTACCAGTTGCGAATTCGACTGACTGAGTGTCGCTTTGGCAAGACTCAGCTCCGCTTCGAAAGGACGGGGATCAATCACGAACAGCAGCTCGCCTTCATTGACCATCTGCCCTTCATCAAAGTGGGTTGATTTCAGGTAACCGCTGACCCGCGCCCGCACTTCGACAAAGTCGATTGCTTCCAGTCGACCGGTGTAAGCGTCCCATTCCACAATCTGCTTGACGACCGGCTTGGCGGTCGTCACAGTGGGGGCCACTTTCTGGGGTGGGGCAGTCTGGGCTTCGTTGCATCCCGACAGGCTGACACACAGTCCGCCCAACAGGACCAGGGATATACTCGTTAAATACTTCATTGAACCCGCCGATGGTTAATTGACTCTGAAGGAAGGCAGTTTTCGGAAAAGTGATGCTGGCTTTCGGAGCGCCCTGTTTTCCGAGGTGGTACACACTTACGACGATAATCGGTAAGCCTGGCTAATAGTTTATACGAAAACTATTCACATGAAGTTTATGCGAGATGTCAATATGAGGCAATTGCAGAATTCAGATTTTTCAACAGAAAATCGGAAGGCCCGTTCTTCCTAACTGCAGGAAGCTATTCAGGATGTGACTGTCCAGAATGATTGTCCTGGACACTTGGTTTTAGCCCCGTAGCAGAGAGTTCGTCGGGGAGCTGTGAACCCTGAGACCGTCGTTTCTGGCCCGTTTTCAGCAGGAATACTGAGCCAGAAACATGCTGACCGTCGACTCGACAAGCTGTTTCTTCTGTACTTCCGTCAGTGGCGCTTCCTTGCCGATCAGCGGAGGCCAGAAGGCAAAGGATTGAATCAGTCCCAGGAACTGCTTCGCCGCCAGTTGGGCATCAGGAATCTGCAGGTTACCCTCCTGATGTGCTGTTTCCAGCCAGACGATTAGCCCAGCCTCGAACTGGGTCGAATCAATCATCATCTCACGAGCCAGGTCCGGCGACTGCAAAAACCGGGAAAGCGTAACCCGGGCCAGGTCCTGAAATTCGGGAGAAGCCATCAGATCGACGGCCGTCTGACCGATGTCGCTCAGCTGCGTGGCAATGGGTTCACCAGGAGTATAGTCAGAGACTTCGATCAGCTGACAGCGCGACATCAGTTCATCCACAATCGCAGCGAACAGATCTTCCTTGCTGGGAAAATGATTGTAAACCGTTCTCTTGGAAACAGATGCGACTTCTGCAATCCGGTCCATGCTGGTGTTGTCGAAACCGTTCTGCTTCAACTCCGAAACGGCGGCCTCCATGATTGCGGCTCGTTTCCGGTCTGTCAGTCTTCCCTTGTTTGCCGATTTTGACATCATAAAAAAAGTACACTTTGCGGTTTACATACTTCGATAAAAAACTACACTACCCGGTGTAGTTTACTTGCGCTTCTACCCAATTCACATAGCGACCACGGAAATTATGAACGTTCCCTGCTCGGTTCTGCTGATAGCAGTAGCCATCTTATCAACAGCCTGTGATTCATCCAGTCAAATCGAATCAAAACCCAAAGCCCCCCGGCCGGTCTCAATTTTTATGCTCCACGAGATGACCCCGGTTTCCCATTCGCTCGTCACTGGATCGGTGGGTGCCTGGAAGATCGAGAAAATCGGATTCGAAATTTCGGGACGCGTCGAAAGCGTGCTTGAGCCCGAAACCGAAATCGAAGGCCGCGTACTCGACCAGGGGAGTGGCAAAGTGCTGGTGCCGGGTACCGTCCTGGCTCGACTGCACGACGAACGGTACAGCATTGCCGTCGATTCCGCCCGGGCTGCCGTCGATGTCGCCTTGCAAAGAAAAAAAGCGATGCAGGTGGAAATCGCCGAAGGTCTTCCCGCCCGCCTCGCTTCAGCCCAGGCGGAACAGCAACTGGCCAAAGCCGAGTCTCAGCGTACGGTGACCCTGGTCAGCAAAAAAGTCGCCACCCGTTCCGATTACGACCGGGCGATGGCCGAACTGCAGACCACAAACGCCACGGTAAAGAATCTCGAAGCAGAACTGAAAACCAAACAGGCGGAACTCAGTTCCCAGGATGCAGAGATCGAAAAAGCCCGCTTCCAACTCGCAGAAGCCGAACGCAATTTACGCGATACCGTCCTCTATTCCTCTTTTCGCGGACAGGTCGCCCAGGTACACGCGGTACCCGGTAGCTACCTCGATGCCGGTGATCCTGCTTTAACCATTCAGATCATGGATCCCATCAAAGTCGAGCTGGAACTCTCTGCAGCCATGTCGCGACGTTTTCATCGAGGCGACATTGTGCGGGTCATCGCCGAAAACAGCCAGGGACAGCAGACCGGGCTCGAAGGCTATGTCTATATGACCGACCCCAATGCGGATGCGGAGACCAGAACCTTCACCGTTACCCTGCTCGTGCGCAATCGCAAATCCCAACTCAAAATTCCCCGCGGCTATCCGTCTGAGAATATCGCCCGTACGAAAGATATCTGGCCTTTGAATTTCGCTCCGATTGTCAGCGGTGGTAACACGCTCATGACTGAAGAAAAAGCGATCAGACGAGACGCAAACGGCGCTTTTCTCTGGAAGATTACAAACCGCCGGGCAGGTGAAATCACCTCGTCTGCCAACCGCATCTTGAACGTCGAAAAAGTCCGCATCACCCCCGGCACCATTCGGGTTCCTTTCCTGGGAAACTGGTATTTCGTCCCTGTGGAAATTCAGCCAGGACAGAACTTTGATCCGCAACGTGATCTGGTGGCCGGGGAACTCAAGGTCAGCCAGGGGCAGCCAGACAACTGGAACGGACGTCACATCCTCCTCGATGAATCAAGTTGGCTGCTCAGGCCCGGCGATGTCGTCCGCGTCGGTCTCGATCAGGGAGCGACAACACCCGGACTCTACGTGCCCATGAAAGCCATCCGCCAGCAGGCCGGTAAAACGTCGATCTTCATAGTTGACGATGCTACTGAGCAGACCATGGCCCGTGAAGTCGAAATCCTTCTTTCCGAAAGCAGCTATCCTTCCTCGCGGGAAATGATGCTACGTCAGATCAGACCGGCCCCCGGAGTGAAGCTGCCTCCCCATGCCCGGGTCATTCTGGAAGGCATGCCCTTCCTCAGCGATGGTGAACCGGTGACAGTCGTCGGGAAACCGGAGGTCGTCCAATGAACATTCTCCCCGAATTTGCCATCCGCTATCGGACGATTGTTTTTACCATTGTCGGTCTGCTGGTCATCTGGGGCATCGTCTCCTTTCAGACCATGCCCCGCCGCGAAGACCCTGAATTTACCATTATGACCTGCGTCGTTACGACTCCCTGGCCGGGGGTCTCGGCGGAAAAAGTTGAAGAGCTGATTACCGATCCACTCGAAGAGGTCCTGGATGGCATCGAAGAGGTAGACGTTCTGCGTTCGACTTCCATCAACGGTCTGTCGACGATCTTTGTTGATCTGTATGACAACGTCTCCCCCGCGCACGTCGATCAGGTCTGGGATCAGGTACGCGCCCGTGTCCGGAACGTAGAGATGCCCGAGGAAAATATCACCCCCATCGTCACCGACGACTTCGGCGACACAAGCGTGATCCTCTTTGCCATCTATCAGAAACCGTTACCGGGCCAGACAGAGATTGACCCGCACCGCATATACACCGACCGGGACCTGGATCTCTATTCAGAACGCGTTCGCGATGCCCTTCGCCTGCTTGATGGCGTCGCCAAAGTCCAGCGGTTCGGCGTCCGGGAAGAAGCGATCTACATCGAGACTGACGCCGGCACCTGGTCGCAGTTGCAACTGACCACCGGCGATCTCAAAGATCTGATTTCCGACCGCAACATTATTGAAGCAGGAGGCCTGCTCGATACCGGCGATGGACGTTTCTATGTCAAACCGGGTGGAAAACTCGACGGCGTGAATGAAATCAACACGATCGTCGCTGATCTCTCCAGTTCGGACAAAGGTTCCAACCAGGTGTATCTGGATGATCTGGGGCTGAATGTCAGACGTGCTTACCAGGATCCCCCCTCGCTCATCTGCCGCTACAGTGATCCGGAGACTTCGCAGTCCGCAGTGATCGTTGCGGTCACCATGAAATCGGGGTCGAATATCATCGATATCTGTAATGCCTCCAAAGCCCGCCTGGAGGAAATGCAGAATGTGACCTATGAACTTCCGCCAGATCTCGGACTCGTGCCTATCTCCGACCAGTCCGAAAGTGTGAATAACCGCATTCATGATGTGATCATCAACGTCATTGAAGCAGTGATCATTGTGGTCGTGGTCGTCTACCTGGTCGTGGGCTTTCGCACCGCTACCGTCATGGCTGCTAACATCCCCTTTGTCACCCTGATAGCCGTCGGCGTCATCACGCTCTTCGGAGTCCAACTCGAGCAGATGTCGCTGGCCTCCATGATTATCTCGCTCGGTCTGCTTGTGGATAACGCGGTGCAGATCTGTGATCAGTCGCGCACCAACCAGATTGAAGGCATGGGACCGATTGAAGCCAGCGTCAGCGGTGCCCGCATGTTGGCCGCTCCCATGCTGAATGGAACCCTTACCACCATCGCCTCCTTCGTGCCGATGGTCATCTTCTTTGAGGGAGGCAATCGCGAGTTTATCTACAGTCTGCCGGTCACCCTCTCCGTGATGCTGGCCGTCAGTTGGGTTCTGGCGATGACCTTCTGTGTGATTCTCGCGGCCATGTTTATTCGCCCGCCCAAATCCAAAGATCAACCCGGTGCGCCCCTGGTCCGCTGCTTCTACTGGTTTAAAGGCCTCTTTCGCCGCAATCGGGCTGCCGACGAATTCTCCTGGAAATCGGAGAACCAGCATTACATCAGTCGGATTTACGGGGCTCTGGTTTCACAGGCCATAAAACATAAATTCCTCACGCTGGGTGTTTCCATCAGTCTCTTTTTCCTGGCACTCAAACTGCCGGTCAGTACCGAGTTCTTCCCCCAGGGAGAACGGGATCAGTTTGTCGTCGGCGTCTGGCTCCCGGAAAACGTGAGCATCGAACAGACCAATCAGGCCGCCAGGCAGGTTGAAGAACTGCTCCGTAAACTGAGCCCCACCACCGACGAAGCCGGCAATCAGGTCGAACGACTGCGGGCCATGCGCACCCTGGTCGGAGGCGGCGGCTCCCGCTGGTATCTTTCCTGGAACCCCGAATCCCGGAAAGCCAACTACGCTGAGATCCTGATTCGAACCTCCGATCCGAAACTCACGCACGACTTTGCCCAGCAGGTGCGTCAGGTCGCACTCACCGGCGATGCGGATCTGGGCATCGATCCGCTGCCGGGCATCCGCGTTGTCCCCATGGAGATGATGCTCGGACCACCGGCAGCACCGGTGGCCCTGCGGATTACCGGAAATGGCTTTGCAGACCTGCATAAACTCCGCGAGGTCGCCGGCCAGGTGGAGAAGCTGATCCGCGATCAGCCCGAGACCTGGAACACGCATGATTCCTGGGGCGCCGACGGCTACCAGCTGCAGGTCAACGTGGATGCCGACCGCGCCAGTCTGGCAGGAGTCAGTAATGCCCAGATCGCCTCGACCCTGAATACCTACTATTCGGGAAAACAGCTGACCATGTTCCGCGAAGGAGACTATTCGGTTCCCGTCTATTTCCGCCTGATTCCCGAGGGACGCAAATCCGTGTCGACCATCGAATCCGCCTACATCGAAGGTCGCAACGGCAAGGTTCCCATCAAATCGGTCGCAGCCTTCGAGTATGGCTGGGAACCCGCGGTCATCGAACGCCGCGATATGAACCGGACCATCGAAGTTTCTGCCCGCGTCGAACCCGGTGCCTCGGGAAATGATATCGTGAGCCGGATCATGTCCTCGGACGAATTCAAACAGATCGAAGCGAATCTGCCCAACGGGTTCCGCATCGAAATTGGCGGTGCACTCGAAGAATCGATGCAGGCTTCCGGCATGATGCTGAAAGCCTTCGGCATGTCCTTTGTAACCATCCTGCTCCTGCTGGTCATTCAGTTTAACAGCATCTCGAAGTCGATCATGATTATCTTCACGCTCCCCCTGGCATTGATCGGGGCCTTGCTCGGTCTGTATCTCACCAGTAATCCCCTGGGCTTCATGCCTCAGCTGGGTATCCTGTCCCTGTTCGGAATCGTTTTAAATACGGCTATCATTTTCATGGAGTTCGCCGACTACCAGATCGCTTCTCGCTCGAAGGCCAGCAGCGGACGCGGTCCCATTGCCGGGCTCACCCGGGATGAGTTCCGCGACTGTCTGGCCGAAGCCGGCAAGCAGCGCCTGCTCCCCATCTTCCTGACCACAGCCACCACCGTCGGCGGTCTGCTCCCCCTTGCCCTGGCTGGCGGGCCGTTGTGGGTGGGCATGGCCTGGCTGATGATCGTCGGCCTGTTGATGGCCACCCTGCTGACCCTGTTCGTCATCCCGGCTCTGTACGCCATCATCGTCGAAAATTTCCGCATCAGCCCGCTCAGTGTTCCCATGGAGGATGAGCCCGTTCTCAAGGAGGTGCCACAGCCACTATCTGCCGTTTGACGGTTCCCTCGCAGATACCTTACATGTAAAATAAAAGCACTGGCCAAATCGAATAAATTGTTTCGCGTCCCCTTTATTCAGGAACCTGCTATGCGTGTTTTATGTTTTACTCTGCTCGCCACCGTCTGCCTGCATTTCTCTCCTGTCATGGCCCAGGAGACTGCCACCGCGCCACCTCAAAGTGTGAAGCCGGGCATCAACAAGTCATTCCTCGATCCCGATCTGGACGTCGATCAATGGATTAAACGCTTTGAAGTCGAAAGCCGGGAAGTCTTCCGTGCCCGCGACCAGATAGTGAAACAGCTGAAACTCAAGCCCGGCGATCGCATTGCCGACGTCGGCACCGGGACGGGGCTATTCGTGGAACCGTTCTCTCTGGCAGTTGGAGAAAAAGGCTGGGTGTTTGCTTTGGATATTGTCCCCAAATTCGTCGAACGGGTCGGGAAAATCTCGGATATCCTGGATCTGAAGAATGTCACTCCCGTCCTCTGTGGACAGGACGACGTCCGCCTGCCCCCCGCTTCGATTGACGCCGCCTTCATCTGCGATGTCTACCACCATTTCGAATACCCGTCCCGTTCCATGACCTCCCTGCACAAGGCACTCGTTCCCGGCGGTCAGCTGATTCTGATCGACTTCGAACGCATCCCCGGTAAGTCCCGCGAATGGACGCTGGGCCATGTTCGCGCAGGAAAAGAGACCTTCCGCAAAGAAGTCGAAGACGCCGGGTTCGAATTCGTGGAAGAAGTGAAAATTCCCGCCTTTGAGGAAAACTACTTCCTGCGTTTCAAACGCAAGTAAATCCAAGCTTACTTTTCCGCGATCGGCAGCAGCTGGATCGCATCCAGAATCACGAAGCCGTCAGTCTGATCGTTGCTGACGGTGATCGTGGTTTCGGTATCGCCCTGCAACCGGACTGTTCCGATCTCGCGAAACTGTTTCCCCGCCGGCAGTGGCCTGGTCTGATCGACGGTCAGCATCGTTTGCTTTGTGCCGCTGGATACGTTCACGGGCACCTGTTTCGCACGGGTTGGATGCGCCGAGTATGCCATCAGCACTTGATAACGGCCCGTGTGGGGGACTTTGAAGCGGAAGGTCGCCGACGCGGTTCCGTTCCCCTGCTTTCCGTCGTGCACGTAACCCTTGCCGATATAAGGTTTGAAATTCGTGGAGCGGCTCCAGCTCCCCTTGAGTTCCGCGGCACCATCATCCAGCACCACGCCTGGTAGCGACTTCGGATCAATGCCGCTCACGGTTTTCGGTTCCGGAGGGACTTCGGGCAACTCAAGAACCTGTCCCCGCTTCAGCAGTCTCTTCCGCAGTTCCGGGTAGGGAAGCTTCTGCACGGTCGTGTTTTTACTGGCAGTCATGGCCGCCGCGATACCGGCACTCTGTCCCAGGATCATCCATGTGGGCTCCACGCGAATCGAAGAGATTCCCACGTGAGTGCAGGAGAGAGCCACCGGCACCAGCAGGTTGGTGCACTCATCTGGTTTTGGCAGGATCGAACGATAGGGGACGTGATACGCATAGCCCTGTTTCGGATACGCGCGTCGTACGGGGAAAATCGTTCCCTCATTCATCACGCCGCCCCCTTCCAGGGCCACCCGCTGACAGTCATGTGAATCGATGGGAAAAGAAGAGATCACAATCGGATCCTCTTTTTCCGGCTGATCCAGAATGTCTTTCTGACTCAGCACAAACATGCCCCGCATCCGGCGTCCCTCCCGCACATACAGGGCGGGTGAGAAATGTCCGTATTCGGGGAACTCATCTTTGCAGAGCCCCAGTCGCGCATATTGCTGGCGAATCTTTTCCGGGACCACCGGATCCGTTGTCAGAAAATGATAAAACTCCAGTGTATACTGCTTATGTTCTTCCCAGATCGCGGATCGCCCTGCTGCGTCCGCTTCACTCCAGCCGTTACAGGCTCCCACGAGACCGAGCGAGAACTG
It contains:
- a CDS encoding efflux RND transporter periplasmic adaptor subunit, with the protein product MKYLTSISLVLLGGLCVSLSGCNEAQTAPPQKVAPTVTTAKPVVKQIVEWDAYTGRLEAIDFVEVRARVSGYLKSTHFDEGQMVNEGELLFVIDPRPFEAELSLAKATLSQSNSQLVQARAQLEEANAQKEQTQAQLELAFAQVKRARSLKSKNVTTQDELDQLEAAFLQAKANVEASQAGISSAKAAIETALAVIEASKAQVETAELNLDYTRIYAPVTGRISKKHVTEGNLVSGGTSTSTMLTTITSVAPIYCNFDANEQEVLKYTRLAQNGKRASSRVAKNPVFLGLVDEKGFPHQGHMDFVDNRFDVDTASMRARSIFPNKNGTLLPGMFARIRIPGSAAYDAILIPDSAVGTDQSSQFVYVVVDGKVEQRVIQPGPIVDGLRVVREGLKGDEQLIIAGLLLVRPEMEVQVKPGKIEVVEDGLPNDYSPLPPEQWISPEPDPLPTKPAPKVSSLFGKPRNNP
- a CDS encoding TetR/AcrR family transcriptional regulator — encoded protein: MMSKSANKGRLTDRKRAAIMEAAVSELKQNGFDNTSMDRIAEVASVSKRTVYNHFPSKEDLFAAIVDELMSRCQLIEVSDYTPGEPIATQLSDIGQTAVDLMASPEFQDLARVTLSRFLQSPDLAREMMIDSTQFEAGLIVWLETAHQEGNLQIPDAQLAAKQFLGLIQSFAFWPPLIGKEAPLTEVQKKQLVESTVSMFLAQYSC
- a CDS encoding efflux RND transporter periplasmic adaptor subunit, translating into MLHEMTPVSHSLVTGSVGAWKIEKIGFEISGRVESVLEPETEIEGRVLDQGSGKVLVPGTVLARLHDERYSIAVDSARAAVDVALQRKKAMQVEIAEGLPARLASAQAEQQLAKAESQRTVTLVSKKVATRSDYDRAMAELQTTNATVKNLEAELKTKQAELSSQDAEIEKARFQLAEAERNLRDTVLYSSFRGQVAQVHAVPGSYLDAGDPALTIQIMDPIKVELELSAAMSRRFHRGDIVRVIAENSQGQQTGLEGYVYMTDPNADAETRTFTVTLLVRNRKSQLKIPRGYPSENIARTKDIWPLNFAPIVSGGNTLMTEEKAIRRDANGAFLWKITNRRAGEITSSANRILNVEKVRITPGTIRVPFLGNWYFVPVEIQPGQNFDPQRDLVAGELKVSQGQPDNWNGRHILLDESSWLLRPGDVVRVGLDQGATTPGLYVPMKAIRQQAGKTSIFIVDDATEQTMAREVEILLSESSYPSSREMMLRQIRPAPGVKLPPHARVILEGMPFLSDGEPVTVVGKPEVVQ
- a CDS encoding efflux RND transporter permease subunit gives rise to the protein MNILPEFAIRYRTIVFTIVGLLVIWGIVSFQTMPRREDPEFTIMTCVVTTPWPGVSAEKVEELITDPLEEVLDGIEEVDVLRSTSINGLSTIFVDLYDNVSPAHVDQVWDQVRARVRNVEMPEENITPIVTDDFGDTSVILFAIYQKPLPGQTEIDPHRIYTDRDLDLYSERVRDALRLLDGVAKVQRFGVREEAIYIETDAGTWSQLQLTTGDLKDLISDRNIIEAGGLLDTGDGRFYVKPGGKLDGVNEINTIVADLSSSDKGSNQVYLDDLGLNVRRAYQDPPSLICRYSDPETSQSAVIVAVTMKSGSNIIDICNASKARLEEMQNVTYELPPDLGLVPISDQSESVNNRIHDVIINVIEAVIIVVVVVYLVVGFRTATVMAANIPFVTLIAVGVITLFGVQLEQMSLASMIISLGLLVDNAVQICDQSRTNQIEGMGPIEASVSGARMLAAPMLNGTLTTIASFVPMVIFFEGGNREFIYSLPVTLSVMLAVSWVLAMTFCVILAAMFIRPPKSKDQPGAPLVRCFYWFKGLFRRNRAADEFSWKSENQHYISRIYGALVSQAIKHKFLTLGVSISLFFLALKLPVSTEFFPQGERDQFVVGVWLPENVSIEQTNQAARQVEELLRKLSPTTDEAGNQVERLRAMRTLVGGGGSRWYLSWNPESRKANYAEILIRTSDPKLTHDFAQQVRQVALTGDADLGIDPLPGIRVVPMEMMLGPPAAPVALRITGNGFADLHKLREVAGQVEKLIRDQPETWNTHDSWGADGYQLQVNVDADRASLAGVSNAQIASTLNTYYSGKQLTMFREGDYSVPVYFRLIPEGRKSVSTIESAYIEGRNGKVPIKSVAAFEYGWEPAVIERRDMNRTIEVSARVEPGASGNDIVSRIMSSDEFKQIEANLPNGFRIEIGGALEESMQASGMMLKAFGMSFVTILLLLVIQFNSISKSIMIIFTLPLALIGALLGLYLTSNPLGFMPQLGILSLFGIVLNTAIIFMEFADYQIASRSKASSGRGPIAGLTRDEFRDCLAEAGKQRLLPIFLTTATTVGGLLPLALAGGPLWVGMAWLMIVGLLMATLLTLFVIPALYAIIVENFRISPLSVPMEDEPVLKEVPQPLSAV
- a CDS encoding class I SAM-dependent methyltransferase, with amino-acid sequence MRVLCFTLLATVCLHFSPVMAQETATAPPQSVKPGINKSFLDPDLDVDQWIKRFEVESREVFRARDQIVKQLKLKPGDRIADVGTGTGLFVEPFSLAVGEKGWVFALDIVPKFVERVGKISDILDLKNVTPVLCGQDDVRLPPASIDAAFICDVYHHFEYPSRSMTSLHKALVPGGQLILIDFERIPGKSREWTLGHVRAGKETFRKEVEDAGFEFVEEVKIPAFEENYFLRFKRK
- a CDS encoding FAD-dependent oxidoreductase, whose protein sequence is MFQPVRLLSLFLAALFLLLSPLRAAQTEQQKPLKADVIVYGATPGGFCAAIAAAREGAEVILLEPTDHIGGLNTGGLSFSDSNQTVRSTVMGLFDEWHTRIEKDYADRGITLPYKVSVKDQSKWTYEPHVAMRVTRQMLDEAGVKVLPEQRLQSVQKTGTQIKELVTNRGRFAAQVFVDGTYEGDLMAAAGVSWTIGREGKAEYGESLAGKRYPKGKMKINGFDDQGQPLPLITTTDAGPEDEGDSNVMVYSFRLCLTDDPDNRVPFPEPKNYNPARFEVVRRYVKSGGRVGWDMYPLPGGKLDGNNSIGGQFSLGLVGACNGWSEADAAGRSAIWEEHKQYTLEFYHFLTTDPVVPEKIRQQYARLGLCKDEFPEYGHFSPALYVREGRRMRGMFVLSQKDILDQPEKEDPIVISSFPIDSHDCQRVALEGGGVMNEGTIFPVRRAYPKQGYAYHVPYRSILPKPDECTNLLVPVALSCTHVGISSIRVEPTWMILGQSAGIAAAMTASKNTTVQKLPYPELRKRLLKRGQVLELPEVPPEPKTVSGIDPKSLPGVVLDDGAAELKGSWSRSTNFKPYIGKGYVHDGKQGNGTASATFRFKVPHTGRYQVLMAYSAHPTRAKQVPVNVSSGTKQTMLTVDQTRPLPAGKQFREIGTVRLQGDTETTITVSNDQTDGFVILDAIQLLPIAEK